One region of Tachysurus vachellii isolate PV-2020 chromosome 11, HZAU_Pvac_v1, whole genome shotgun sequence genomic DNA includes:
- the wdr6 gene encoding WD repeat-containing protein 6 produces MAALDSLAVLQSSVLVAPVTALEFLGDDYLLTGEGPILSIYSLQASPAQCASLSLLHNCRIHGIRPKLLNNEGHITVPELVELVIFGGKTVRLINVRPNDLSLEVAGPLLELQDWVLDVSWLSGETRSLLGICLAHNAVLLLEPQSGNIISLCSCVEVCLLYSALLIGPSWETSVLVGGTVFNQLVLWRPGGTKGVSQSQVERRMLGHSGVIFNLCYLQSSRWLASASDDRSVRVWDVGVLGADGGCGIESPTCLRVLYGHQARVFCVRLSPGYVFSAGEDGACLLWDWEGNGRVGRTLRGHRAGGIRALAVSKGGGWVATGGADGGIQAWRVLEGNRQMKQSKEGDGQTDLGFCGQGCPKVVHSVGGCDAVIVCTDHGEVFLHQDESWQAVWNGGPEFKSYCVMEVAHVHFQDTFLFLCAVGNLTGGIQVFVLDYPNSGVLLQAGKGKVHTLQWVEGDHLCLLASAAEGLVYRWTVEVERIDSGLGLRLKELKSFLLPPCAKRWLTAAVRLPHGNGSLWVCGDRRGSLLLYREGELGEVSEVGRENREGGSEEEQGVWRNENSWPECAVKDFAAPISPVNTLFGVHGKQGVTSVCEHHGLFYSTGRDGCVRVLTVCKNTLKVRRVHRASKGMEWLEKVLFLGSDISDLYEVNKRIIQEDSEEAETSMTEKVLKDEGVDSKDREGLNNEAELKKSMENKLEDNKLEDSGSESVAEAHFVMVGFHSDQFVLWDPLRREKLFSAPCGGGHRSWAYISPSHTQTLPSSESLREGTLIFIKQGTVMISRSLTSTTMQVRGHTLKDGLHGRGLSCVCHLGSISRGRASAEEWEVLVTGGEDTTVTVLAIEPGRGTVKVLTVLADHISSVRTLTAVQRRVGNTDRRTNTSSSFSTLLFSAGGRAQLQCYRLLISWDEQKNWPNCQVTQVAGHRLDEHWEKRRNRHKTVKMDPETRYMSMAVVHENMEEILLALACSDGAVRIFTVGEDSRKVELLWENFYHQRCVLTVASYSFEDLQGKQHVLLFSGATDGALALWDLTTVLDSKSKDSWHGPSAPCFSLPVHQSGVNTLVISNKERQTDKDIITVASGGDDGQLSVMRIRVQLHQKVVLPELLSHWTVALAHSAPLTALSAYNCATLVSTSPDQRVCVWRVCCDGIRHLVTTFSHTADAAGLCAWHKEGSKLQSGDYVVLCGQGLQLLKLTEGKDSERIIKEEERQKVIFAD; encoded by the exons ATGGCAGCATTGGATAGTTTGGCTGTTCTACAGAGCTCTGTGCTTGTGGCCCCTGTCACTGCTCTGGAGTTTCTTGGAGATGACTACTTGTTGACCG GTGAGGGCCCCATCCTGTCCATCTATTCTCTCCAAGCTTCACCCGCACAATGTGCGTCACTTAGTCTTCTCCATAACTGCCGTATACATGGAATAAGGCCCAAGCTGCTAAATAATGAAGGTCACATCACTGTTCCTGAACTGGTGGAACTAGTCATTTTTGGCGGGAAAACAGTACGTCTTATTAACGTCAGGCCTAATGACCTTAGTTTGGAGGTAGCTGGCCCTCTTTTGGAGCTCCAGGATTGGGTGCTAGATGTTTCTTGGTTAAGCGGAGAGACCAGATCATTACTAGGCATATGTCTGGCTCACAACGCTGTGCTTCTTTTAGAGCCACAATCTGGAAACATAATTTCTCTTTGCTCTTGTGTAGAGGTGTGCCTTCTTTACTCTGCACTTTTGATTGGTCCAAGCTGGGAAACATCAGTGCTGGTGGGGGGGACTGTCTTCAACCAGCTGGTCCTGTGGAGACCTGGAGGGACCAAAGGAGTCAGCCAGTCCCAAGTAGAAAGACGGATGCTTGGGCACAGTGGTGTGATTTTCAACCTGTGCTACCTCCAGAGTTCCAGATGGTTGGCTTCTGCCTCAGACGATCGTAGTGTTCGTGTCTGGGATGTTGGTGTGCTGGGCGCAGATGGAGGGTGTGGAATAGAATCACCTACATGTCTGCGAGTTCTCTATGGCCACCAGGCTCGTGTTTTCTGTGTCAGACTCTCACCTGGCTATGTGTTCAGTGCTGGAGAAGATGGTGCTTGCTTACTATGGGATTGGGAAGGGAATGGGAGGGTGGGTCGAACTTTAAGGGGTCATAGAGCTGGTGGCATCAGAGCACTAGCTGTGAGTAAAGGGGGTGGATGGGTGGCTACAGGAGGGGCTGATGGGGGAATACAGGCATGGAGAGTTTTGGAGGGAAACAGACAGATGAAGCAGAGCAAAGAGGGAGATGGCCAGACTGATTTAGGTTTCTGTGGGCAAGGTTGCCCTAAGGTTGTGCATTCAGTAGGAGGTTGCGATGCTGTGATAGTTTGCACTGATCATGGTGAAGTGTTTTTACATCAGGATGAATCGTGGCAGGCAGTTTGGAATGGTGGTCCAGAATTTAAGTCTTATTGTGTAATGGAAGTAGCACATGTCCACTTCCAggatacttttttgtttttatgtgcaGTAGGTAATCTTACTGGAGGGATTCAGGTGTTTGTTCTAGACTATCCAAATTCAGGTGTATTGTTGCAAGCAGGCAAGGGGAAGGTTCACACTTTGCAATGGGTGGAAGGGGATCATTTGTGCCTTCTGGCTTCTGCTGCTGAAGGACTGGTGTATAGATGGACAGTAGAGGTGGAGAGGATAGATTCTGGTCTGGGTTTAAGATTAAAGGAGTTAAAATCTTTCCTTTTGCCACCCTGTGCCAAGAGATGGCTCACTGCTGCAGTCAGGCTGCCACATGGAAACGGGTCATTGTGGGTATGTGGAGATCGCCGTGGTTCACTGCTGCTCTACAGAGAAGGGGAATTAGGTGAAGTGAGTGAAGTGGGTAGAGAGAACAGAGAAGGAGGGAGTGAGGAAGAGCAAGGAGTTTGGAGGAATGAGAACAGTTGGCCCGAGTGTGCTGTGAAGGACTTTGCTGCACCCATTTCCCCTGTCAACACACTGTTTGGTGTCCATGGGAAGCAAGGCGTGACAAGTGTATGCGAGCATCATGGTTTGTTTTATAGTACCGGTCGGGACGGATGTGTGCGGGTTCTGACAGTATGCAAGAACACTCTAAAGGTGCGGCGTGTTCATCGTGCCAGCAAAGGAATGGAGTGGCTAGAAAAGGTCCTCTTCTTGGGTTCTGATATATCTGACCTGTATGAGGTCAACAAGAGAATCATACAGGAAGACAGTGAGGAGGCAGAGACAAGTATGACAGAAAAAGTGCTAAAGGATGAAGGAGTTGATAGTAAAGACAGAGAGGGTTTGAACAATGAAGCAGAATTGAAGAAGTCCATGGAAAACAAATTGGAAGACAACAAATTGGAAGACAGTGGGAGTGAAAGTGTTGCAGAGGCTCATTTTGTAATGGTTGGCTTCCACTCTGACCAGTTTGTTTTGTGGGATCCATTAAGACGAGAGAAACTTTTCTCAGCTCCATGTGGAGGAGGACACAGGTCCTGGGCTTACATTTCCCCttctcacactcaaacactgcCATCCTCAGAAAGTCTCAGAGAAGGTACACTTATTTTCATCAAGCAAGGAACTGTCATGATTTCTCGTTCCTTGACTTCCACAACAATGCAGGTAAGAGGACACACCCTGAAGGATGGACTTCATGGCCGAGGCCTGAGTTGCGTCTGCCACCTTGGTAGTATTTCCAGAGGCAGAGCATCAGCTGAAGAATGGGAGGTGCTAGTTACCGGTGGCGAGGACACCACAGTGACAGTGCTTGCCATTGAACCTGGACGTGGCACAGTGAAAGTGCTCACTGTTTTAGCTGACCACATTTCAAGTGTTCGGACACTGACTGCAGTCCAAAGACGAGTAGGAAACACTGACAGGAGGACAAATACATCATCTTCATTTTCAACACTACTTTTTTCTGCTGGTGGGAGGGCACAATTACAGTGCTACCGGCTCCTGATTAGTTGGGATGAGCAAAAGAACTGGCCTAACTGTCAGGTTACTCAGGTTGCTGGTCACAGATTGGATGAGCACTGGGAGAAAAGACGGAATCGCCACAAGACTGTAAAAATGGACCCTGAGACAAg gTACATGTCAATGGCTGTGGTGCATGAAAACATGGAGGAGATTCTCCTGGCACTCGCCTGCAGCGATGGAGCAGTaag GATTTTCACTGTGGGAGAAGACAGCAGGAAGGTTGAGTTGCTCTGGGAGAATTTTTACCATCAGCGGTGTGTGCTTACTGTTGCTTCTTACAGCTTTGAAGACCTGCAGGGCAAGCA GCATGTGTTGTTGTTTAGCGGGGCTACAGATGGTGCTCTAGCTCTGTGGGATCTGACTACAGTGTTGGACAGTAAATCCAAGGACAGCTGGCACG GTCCATCAGCTCCTTGCTTCTCTCTCCCAGTTCATCAAAGTGGAGTAAACACCCTTGTAATATCTAATAAAGAGAGACAAACGGACAAAGACATCATTACGGTGGCTAGTGGTGGAGACGATGGTCAGCTGTCAGTAATGAGGATTCGAGTGCAACTTCATCAAAAGGTTGTGCTTCCAGAGCTGCTCTCTCATTGGACAGTAGCGCTAGCACACTCTGCCCCTCTAACAGCTCTAAGTGCTTATAACTGTGCGACATTGGTGTCCACGTCTCCAGaccagcgtgtgtgtgtgtggcgtgtgtgttgCGATGGAATTCGGCACTTAGTGACAACGTTCTCACACACAGCAGATGCTGCAGGTCTGTGTGCCTGGCACAAGGAAGGGTCAAAGTTACAGAGCGGAGACTATGTGGTGCTTTGTGGGCAGGGCTTGCAACTCTTGAAGTTAACAGAAGGGAAAGACTCAGAGAGAATAATAAAGGAAGAGGAACGACAGAAAGTAATATTTGCAGACTAA
- the LOC132854056 gene encoding fibrinogen silencer-binding protein isoform X2, translated as MYPTHEMLTTMTYRMPNFTVEQKLYLLQKIHSVVDAVQDFRKDTNTTVYRNAVWAELAQAFNDAFPNRPPSSVGSLKTLWKRLKVECRVALQRRQEQQAAGMPLTALTQVQREVMALVPNLITNIEDIDGDGSCALVTNSSPGPVTGGSNGNEQEDPDQNNEADSKELVAIDLGLVSPAEPPQNSGTPPGSASSPPSQIFFSHSSTSRGTQQRSSVFYPSQSRAASGSGSRSASTDPPRRVLSVPQVTPSAPLENSFLFRDSHGLDSGWEARRQEALEREHQQTMSLLLLQQCVWEEKRRAARQKEKAARAKKHYYQAKLHKLGVEVQLSSSDSDDGGEHPQTEH; from the exons ATGTATCCTACACATGAG ATGCTCACCACCATGACGTACAGAATGCCCAACTTCACCGTGGAGCAAAAGCTCTACCTGCTCCAGAAGATCCACAGTGTGGTGGACGCTGTGCAGGACTTCCGCAAGGACACGAACACCACTGTGTACCGCAATGCTGTGTGGGCCGAGCTGGCGCAGGCCTTCAACGACGCCTTTCCCAACCGGCCGCCCAGCAGCGTCGGCTCTCTCAAGACACTGTGGAAGAGGCTGAAGGTGGAGTGCCGCGTAGCGTTGCAGAGACGTCAGGAACAGCAGGCCGCCGGCATGCCTCTCACTGCCCTCACTCAG GTGCAGCGGGAGGTGATGGCTCTGGTGCCAAATCTGATCACCAACATTGAGGACATAGATGGAGATGGCAGCTGTGCCTTGGTCACAAACAGCTCACCTGGGCCAg TGACTGGGGGTTCCAATGGGAATGAGCAGGAGGATCCTGACCAAAACAAT GAAGCTGACAGCAAAGAGCTTGTAGCCATTGACCTCGGCTTAGTCTCCCCTGCTGAACCTCCACAGAACTCTGGGACACCTCCTGGCTCTGCATCCTCCCCCCCCTCCCAAATCTTTTTCTCTCATTCCAGCACATCAAGAGGCACCCAGCAACGCTCTTCTGTCTTCTACCCCAGCCAATCCAGAGCTGCCTCAGGTTCAGGATCGAGATCTGCGAGTACCGACCCCCCACGCAGAGTATTATCAGTACCTCAGGTCACCCCGTCTGCACCATTGGAAAACTCGTTTTTGTTTAGGGACTCGCATGGTCTGGACTCTGGGTGGGAGGCTCGCAGACAGGAGGCACTCGAACGAGAGCACCAGCAGACCATGAGCCTGCTTCTGCTGCAGCAGTGCGTGtgggaggagaagaggagagccGCCCGGCAGAAGGAGAAGGCAGCACGGGCCAAGAAGCACTACTACCAGGCCAAACTGCACAAACTGGGGGTTGAGGTTCAGCTTTCCAGCAGCGACAGCGATGACGGGGGTGAACACCCCCAAACAGAGCACTGA
- the LOC132854056 gene encoding fibrinogen silencer-binding protein isoform X1, with protein sequence MYPTHEQHLSLHIGSITQMKMLTTMTYRMPNFTVEQKLYLLQKIHSVVDAVQDFRKDTNTTVYRNAVWAELAQAFNDAFPNRPPSSVGSLKTLWKRLKVECRVALQRRQEQQAAGMPLTALTQVQREVMALVPNLITNIEDIDGDGSCALVTNSSPGPVTGGSNGNEQEDPDQNNEADSKELVAIDLGLVSPAEPPQNSGTPPGSASSPPSQIFFSHSSTSRGTQQRSSVFYPSQSRAASGSGSRSASTDPPRRVLSVPQVTPSAPLENSFLFRDSHGLDSGWEARRQEALEREHQQTMSLLLLQQCVWEEKRRAARQKEKAARAKKHYYQAKLHKLGVEVQLSSSDSDDGGEHPQTEH encoded by the exons ATGTATCCTACACATGAG CAACACCTTTCTCTGCATATCGGCTCAATCACTCAAATGAAGATGCTCACCACCATGACGTACAGAATGCCCAACTTCACCGTGGAGCAAAAGCTCTACCTGCTCCAGAAGATCCACAGTGTGGTGGACGCTGTGCAGGACTTCCGCAAGGACACGAACACCACTGTGTACCGCAATGCTGTGTGGGCCGAGCTGGCGCAGGCCTTCAACGACGCCTTTCCCAACCGGCCGCCCAGCAGCGTCGGCTCTCTCAAGACACTGTGGAAGAGGCTGAAGGTGGAGTGCCGCGTAGCGTTGCAGAGACGTCAGGAACAGCAGGCCGCCGGCATGCCTCTCACTGCCCTCACTCAG GTGCAGCGGGAGGTGATGGCTCTGGTGCCAAATCTGATCACCAACATTGAGGACATAGATGGAGATGGCAGCTGTGCCTTGGTCACAAACAGCTCACCTGGGCCAg TGACTGGGGGTTCCAATGGGAATGAGCAGGAGGATCCTGACCAAAACAAT GAAGCTGACAGCAAAGAGCTTGTAGCCATTGACCTCGGCTTAGTCTCCCCTGCTGAACCTCCACAGAACTCTGGGACACCTCCTGGCTCTGCATCCTCCCCCCCCTCCCAAATCTTTTTCTCTCATTCCAGCACATCAAGAGGCACCCAGCAACGCTCTTCTGTCTTCTACCCCAGCCAATCCAGAGCTGCCTCAGGTTCAGGATCGAGATCTGCGAGTACCGACCCCCCACGCAGAGTATTATCAGTACCTCAGGTCACCCCGTCTGCACCATTGGAAAACTCGTTTTTGTTTAGGGACTCGCATGGTCTGGACTCTGGGTGGGAGGCTCGCAGACAGGAGGCACTCGAACGAGAGCACCAGCAGACCATGAGCCTGCTTCTGCTGCAGCAGTGCGTGtgggaggagaagaggagagccGCCCGGCAGAAGGAGAAGGCAGCACGGGCCAAGAAGCACTACTACCAGGCCAAACTGCACAAACTGGGGGTTGAGGTTCAGCTTTCCAGCAGCGACAGCGATGACGGGGGTGAACACCCCCAAACAGAGCACTGA
- the LOC132854056 gene encoding fibrinogen silencer-binding protein isoform X3 has product MKMLTTMTYRMPNFTVEQKLYLLQKIHSVVDAVQDFRKDTNTTVYRNAVWAELAQAFNDAFPNRPPSSVGSLKTLWKRLKVECRVALQRRQEQQAAGMPLTALTQVQREVMALVPNLITNIEDIDGDGSCALVTNSSPGPVTGGSNGNEQEDPDQNNEADSKELVAIDLGLVSPAEPPQNSGTPPGSASSPPSQIFFSHSSTSRGTQQRSSVFYPSQSRAASGSGSRSASTDPPRRVLSVPQVTPSAPLENSFLFRDSHGLDSGWEARRQEALEREHQQTMSLLLLQQCVWEEKRRAARQKEKAARAKKHYYQAKLHKLGVEVQLSSSDSDDGGEHPQTEH; this is encoded by the exons ATGAAGATGCTCACCACCATGACGTACAGAATGCCCAACTTCACCGTGGAGCAAAAGCTCTACCTGCTCCAGAAGATCCACAGTGTGGTGGACGCTGTGCAGGACTTCCGCAAGGACACGAACACCACTGTGTACCGCAATGCTGTGTGGGCCGAGCTGGCGCAGGCCTTCAACGACGCCTTTCCCAACCGGCCGCCCAGCAGCGTCGGCTCTCTCAAGACACTGTGGAAGAGGCTGAAGGTGGAGTGCCGCGTAGCGTTGCAGAGACGTCAGGAACAGCAGGCCGCCGGCATGCCTCTCACTGCCCTCACTCAG GTGCAGCGGGAGGTGATGGCTCTGGTGCCAAATCTGATCACCAACATTGAGGACATAGATGGAGATGGCAGCTGTGCCTTGGTCACAAACAGCTCACCTGGGCCAg TGACTGGGGGTTCCAATGGGAATGAGCAGGAGGATCCTGACCAAAACAAT GAAGCTGACAGCAAAGAGCTTGTAGCCATTGACCTCGGCTTAGTCTCCCCTGCTGAACCTCCACAGAACTCTGGGACACCTCCTGGCTCTGCATCCTCCCCCCCCTCCCAAATCTTTTTCTCTCATTCCAGCACATCAAGAGGCACCCAGCAACGCTCTTCTGTCTTCTACCCCAGCCAATCCAGAGCTGCCTCAGGTTCAGGATCGAGATCTGCGAGTACCGACCCCCCACGCAGAGTATTATCAGTACCTCAGGTCACCCCGTCTGCACCATTGGAAAACTCGTTTTTGTTTAGGGACTCGCATGGTCTGGACTCTGGGTGGGAGGCTCGCAGACAGGAGGCACTCGAACGAGAGCACCAGCAGACCATGAGCCTGCTTCTGCTGCAGCAGTGCGTGtgggaggagaagaggagagccGCCCGGCAGAAGGAGAAGGCAGCACGGGCCAAGAAGCACTACTACCAGGCCAAACTGCACAAACTGGGGGTTGAGGTTCAGCTTTCCAGCAGCGACAGCGATGACGGGGGTGAACACCCCCAAACAGAGCACTGA